A single region of the Archangium lipolyticum genome encodes:
- a CDS encoding DUF7577 domain-containing protein, with the protein MKRVRFSVHRTVGEARLLAGLLAGSGLSVEVRGEALAPLSGEIPSTETWVELWLPPEEVAKGKELLAELEEDEEKAGRTVECPGCGEENPGNFELCWSCEEELPSSRGPRRRLRAVP; encoded by the coding sequence ATGAAGCGAGTGCGGTTCTCGGTGCACCGGACGGTGGGAGAGGCAAGGCTGCTGGCGGGACTGCTGGCGGGCTCGGGGCTGTCGGTGGAGGTACGAGGCGAAGCCCTGGCGCCGCTGAGCGGAGAAATCCCGAGTACGGAGACGTGGGTGGAGCTGTGGCTGCCGCCGGAGGAGGTGGCGAAGGGGAAGGAGCTGCTGGCGGAGTTGGAGGAGGACGAGGAGAAGGCGGGGAGGACGGTGGAGTGCCCGGGGTGTGGGGAGGAGAACCCGGGGAACTTCGAGCTGTGTTGGAGCTGTGAGGAGGAGTTGCCGTCGTCGCGGGGGCCGAGGA